The following coding sequences are from one Vulpes vulpes isolate BD-2025 chromosome 12, VulVul3, whole genome shotgun sequence window:
- the ESPN gene encoding espin isoform X4 → MALERALQAARQGELDVLKSLHAAGLLKPSLRDPLDALPVHHAARAGKLHCLRFLVEEAALPAAARARNGATPAHDAAATGHLACLQWLLLQGGCGVQDKDNSGATVLHLAARFGHPEVVDWLLRHGGGDPTVATDTGALPIHYAAAKGDFPSLRLLMGHHPEGVNAQTKNGATPLYLACQEGHLEVTQYLVQECGADPHASAHDGMTPLHAAAQMGHSPVIVWLVSCTDVSLSEQDKDGATAMHFAASRGHAKVLSWLLLHGGEISADLWGGTPLHDAAENGELECCQILVVNGAELDVRDRDGYTAADLSDYNGHSHCTRYLRTVENLSVEHRVLSRDPSAELETKQPDSGMSSPNTTMSVQPLNFDLSSPTSTLSNYDSCSSSHSSIKGQRPPRGLSSSRAADIQSYMDMLSPELGRPRGKTERTTPLPPPPSFPPPPPPLSTQLPPPPPGYPAPQPPVGPHAADIYIQTKNKLRHVETEALKKELSSRDGHNGLRRQDSGRKPRAFSKQPSTGDYYRQLGRCPGEPLPAGPGMAHSEEVRACPPAPAGRRGPSPASGFSLASSSAPPQAALLPGNPVHNGCAADPKASRELPPPPPPPPPPLPEALCSPPPAPPLPFEGAGPGCGQRRSSSSTGSTKSFNMMSPTGDNSELLAEIKAGKSLKPTPQSKGLTTVFSGSGQPISQPDLPLPQASPAPSRARSPTPPAAGPQPLLNGSVAPAPPATPAPGVQLDVEALIPTHDEQGRPIPEWKRQVMVRKLQLKMQEEEEQRRKEEEEEARLASMPAWRRDLLRKKLEEEREQKRKEEERQKQEELQREKEQSEKLRTLGYDETKLAPWQRQIILKKGDIAKY, encoded by the exons ATGGCCCTGGAGCGGGCGCTGCAGGCGGCGCGGCAGGGTGAGCTGGACGTGCTGAAGTCCCTGCACGCCGCCGGCCTGCTAAAGCCCTCGCTGCGCGACCCGCTGGACGCGCTGCCGGTGCACCACGCTGCCCGCGCCGGCAAGCTGCACTGTCTGCGCTTCCTGGTGGAGGAGGCCGCCCTGCCCGCTGCGGCCCGCGCGCGCAACGGCGCCACGCCGGCCCACGACGCCGCCGCCACCGGCCACCTCGCCTGCCTGCAGTGGTTGCTCTTGCAGGGCGGCTGCGGAGTGCAG GACAAAGACAATTCTGGTGCCACAGTCCTGCATCTGGCTGCCCGCTTTGGCCACCCTGAGGTGGTGGACTGGCTACTGCGTCATGGTGGTGGGGATCCCACCGTGGCCACAGACACAGGCGCCCTGCCTATCCACTATGCTGCCGCCAAAGGAGACTTCCCCTCCCTGAGGCTTCTCATGGGGCACCATCCTGA GGGAGTGAATGCCCAAACCAAGAACGGTGCCACGCCCCTGTACCTGGCGTGCCAAGAGGGCCACCTGGAGGTGACGCAGTACCTGGTGCAGGAGTGCGGCGCGGACCCGCACGCGAGCGCCCACGACGGCATGACCCCGCTGCACGCCGCGGCGCAGATGGGCCACAGCCCGGTCATCGTGTGGCTG GTGAGCTGCACCGACGTGAGCCTGTCGGAGCAGGACAAGGATGGCGCCACCGCCATGCACTTCGCGGCGAGCCGCGGCCACGCCAAAGTGCTCAGCTGGCTCCTGCTGCACGGCGGCGAGATCTCGGCCGACCTGTGGGGCGGGACCCCGCTGCATGACGCCGCTGAAAACGGGGAGCTGGAG TGCTGCCAGATCCTGGTAGTGAACGGCGCGGAGCTGGACGTCCGCGACCGCGACGGGTACACTGCCGCCGACCTCTCGGACTACAACGGCCACAGCCACTGCACCCGCTACCTGCGCACCGTGGAGAACCTG AGTGTGGAGCACCGTGTTCTGTCCCGGGATCCATCTGCGGAGCTGGAGACCAAGCAGCCTGACTCTGGCATGTCTTCACCCAATACCACCATGTCGGTCCAGCCACTGAACTTTGACCTCAGCTCACCCACCAGCACCCTCTCCAACTATGACTCCTGCTCCTCCAGCCACTCCAGCATCAAGGGCCAGCGCCCCCCACGCG ggcttTCCAGCTCAAGAGCTGCAGATATACAAAGCTACATGGACATGCTGAGCCCGGAACTGGGCCGTCCCCGGGGCAAGACGGAGAGAACcacaccactgccaccaccacccagtttccctccaccgcccccacccctgagcacccaactgccccctcccccaccaggctacccagctccccagccccccgTGGGGCCACATGCAGCTGATATCTACATACAGACCAAGAACAAACTCCGCCACGTGGAGACGGAGGCCCTCAAGAAGGAG CTGAGCTCCCGCGACGGCCACAACGGGCTGAGGAGGCAGGACTCGGGCCGCAAGCCGCGCGCCTTCAGCAAGCAGCCCAGCACGGGGGACTACTACCGGCAGCTGGGCCGCTGTCCCGGGGAGCCGCTGCCCGCGGGCCCCGGCATGGCGCACAGCGAGGAGGTGCGTGCctgcccgcccgcgcccgccggccGCCGGGGACCCAGCCCGGCCTCCGGCTTCTCACTCGCCAGCTCCTCCGCTCCCCCGCAGGCGGCGCTGCTCCCCGGGAACCCCGTGCATAACGGCTGCGCCGCGGACCCCAAGGCGTCCAGGGagctgcccccgccgcccccgccgcccccgccgcccctgcccgaGGCCCTCTGCTCGCCGCCGCCTGCTCCGCCCCTGCCCTTCGAGGGCGCCGGCCCTGGCTGCGGGCAGCGTCGCTCCTCCTCGTCCACGGGCA GCACCAAGTCTTTCAACATGATGTCCCCGACGGGTGACAACTCCGAGCTACTGGCTGAGATCAAGGCTGGCAAGAGTCTGAAGCCGACGCCGCAGAGCAAAGGGCTGACGACAGTGTTCTCGGGCAGCGGGCAGCCCATCTCCCAG CCAGACTTGCCGCTGCCCCAGGCATCGCCTGCGCCTTCACGGGCCCGCAGCCCCACCCCACCGGCTGCAGGGCCCCAGCCACTGCTCAATGGCAGCGTGGCACCGGCACCGCCTGCCACCCCGGCGCCTGGTGTTCAGCTGGATGTGGAGGCGCTCATCCCCACACATGACGAGCAGGGCCGGCCCATCCCTGAGTGGAAGCGCCAGGTGATGGTGCGGAAACTGCAGCTGAAgatgcaggaggaggaagagcagaggcgGAAG gaggaagaggaggaagcccGGCTGGCCAGCATGCCTGCATGGAGGCGAGACCTCCTGCGGAAGAAGCTAGAAGAGGAGAG gGAGCAGAAGCG GAAAGAGGAGGAGCGacagaagcaggaggagctgcagagggagaaagagcagtcGGAGAAGTTGCGGACGCTGGGCTACGACGAGACCAAGCTGGCGCCCTGGCAGCGACAGATCATCCTGAAGAAGGGGGACATCGCTAAGTACTAG
- the ESPN gene encoding espin isoform X5: MALERALQAARQGELDVLKSLHAAGLLKPSLRDPLDALPVHHAARAGKLHCLRFLVEEAALPAAARARNGATPAHDAAATGHLACLQWLLLQGGCGVQDKDNSGATVLHLAARFGHPEVVDWLLRHGGGDPTVATDTGALPIHYAAAKGDFPSLRLLMGHHPEGVNAQTKNGATPLYLACQEGHLEVTQYLVQECGADPHASAHDGMTPLHAAAQMGHSPVIVWLVSCTDVSLSEQDKDGATAMHFAASRGHAKVLSWLLLHGGEISADLWGGTPLHDAAENGELECCQILVVNGAELDVRDRDGYTAADLSDYNGHSHCTRYLRTVENLSVEHRVLSRDPSAELETKQPDSGMSSPNTTMSVQPLNFDLSSPTSTLSNYDSCSSSHSSIKGQRPPRGLSSSRAADIQSYMDMLSPELGRPRGKTERTTPLPPPPSFPPPPPPLSTQLPPPPPGYPAPQPPVGPHAADIYIQTKNKLRHVETEALKKELSSRDGHNGLRRQDSGRKPRAFSKQPSTGDYYRQLGRCPGEPLPAGPGMAHSEEAALLPGNPVHNGCAADPKASRELPPPPPPPPPPLPEALCSPPPAPPLPFEGAGPGCGQRRSSSSTGKVRVLKHRKSTKSFNMMSPTGDNSELLAEIKAGKSLKPTPQSKGLTTVFSGSGQPISQPDLPLPQASPAPSRARSPTPPAAGPQPLLNGSVAPAPPATPAPGVQLDVEALIPTHDEQGRPIPEWKRQVMVRKLQLKMQEEEEQRRKEEEEEARLASMPAWRRDLLRKKLEEEREQKRKEEERQKQEELQREKEQSEKLRTLGYDETKLAPWQRQIILKKGDIAKY; this comes from the exons ATGGCCCTGGAGCGGGCGCTGCAGGCGGCGCGGCAGGGTGAGCTGGACGTGCTGAAGTCCCTGCACGCCGCCGGCCTGCTAAAGCCCTCGCTGCGCGACCCGCTGGACGCGCTGCCGGTGCACCACGCTGCCCGCGCCGGCAAGCTGCACTGTCTGCGCTTCCTGGTGGAGGAGGCCGCCCTGCCCGCTGCGGCCCGCGCGCGCAACGGCGCCACGCCGGCCCACGACGCCGCCGCCACCGGCCACCTCGCCTGCCTGCAGTGGTTGCTCTTGCAGGGCGGCTGCGGAGTGCAG GACAAAGACAATTCTGGTGCCACAGTCCTGCATCTGGCTGCCCGCTTTGGCCACCCTGAGGTGGTGGACTGGCTACTGCGTCATGGTGGTGGGGATCCCACCGTGGCCACAGACACAGGCGCCCTGCCTATCCACTATGCTGCCGCCAAAGGAGACTTCCCCTCCCTGAGGCTTCTCATGGGGCACCATCCTGA GGGAGTGAATGCCCAAACCAAGAACGGTGCCACGCCCCTGTACCTGGCGTGCCAAGAGGGCCACCTGGAGGTGACGCAGTACCTGGTGCAGGAGTGCGGCGCGGACCCGCACGCGAGCGCCCACGACGGCATGACCCCGCTGCACGCCGCGGCGCAGATGGGCCACAGCCCGGTCATCGTGTGGCTG GTGAGCTGCACCGACGTGAGCCTGTCGGAGCAGGACAAGGATGGCGCCACCGCCATGCACTTCGCGGCGAGCCGCGGCCACGCCAAAGTGCTCAGCTGGCTCCTGCTGCACGGCGGCGAGATCTCGGCCGACCTGTGGGGCGGGACCCCGCTGCATGACGCCGCTGAAAACGGGGAGCTGGAG TGCTGCCAGATCCTGGTAGTGAACGGCGCGGAGCTGGACGTCCGCGACCGCGACGGGTACACTGCCGCCGACCTCTCGGACTACAACGGCCACAGCCACTGCACCCGCTACCTGCGCACCGTGGAGAACCTG AGTGTGGAGCACCGTGTTCTGTCCCGGGATCCATCTGCGGAGCTGGAGACCAAGCAGCCTGACTCTGGCATGTCTTCACCCAATACCACCATGTCGGTCCAGCCACTGAACTTTGACCTCAGCTCACCCACCAGCACCCTCTCCAACTATGACTCCTGCTCCTCCAGCCACTCCAGCATCAAGGGCCAGCGCCCCCCACGCG ggcttTCCAGCTCAAGAGCTGCAGATATACAAAGCTACATGGACATGCTGAGCCCGGAACTGGGCCGTCCCCGGGGCAAGACGGAGAGAACcacaccactgccaccaccacccagtttccctccaccgcccccacccctgagcacccaactgccccctcccccaccaggctacccagctccccagccccccgTGGGGCCACATGCAGCTGATATCTACATACAGACCAAGAACAAACTCCGCCACGTGGAGACGGAGGCCCTCAAGAAGGAG CTGAGCTCCCGCGACGGCCACAACGGGCTGAGGAGGCAGGACTCGGGCCGCAAGCCGCGCGCCTTCAGCAAGCAGCCCAGCACGGGGGACTACTACCGGCAGCTGGGCCGCTGTCCCGGGGAGCCGCTGCCCGCGGGCCCCGGCATGGCGCACAGCGAGGAG GCGGCGCTGCTCCCCGGGAACCCCGTGCATAACGGCTGCGCCGCGGACCCCAAGGCGTCCAGGGagctgcccccgccgcccccgccgcccccgccgcccctgcccgaGGCCCTCTGCTCGCCGCCGCCTGCTCCGCCCCTGCCCTTCGAGGGCGCCGGCCCTGGCTGCGGGCAGCGTCGCTCCTCCTCGTCCACGGGCA AAGTGAGAGTCCTGAAGCACAGGAAGA GCACCAAGTCTTTCAACATGATGTCCCCGACGGGTGACAACTCCGAGCTACTGGCTGAGATCAAGGCTGGCAAGAGTCTGAAGCCGACGCCGCAGAGCAAAGGGCTGACGACAGTGTTCTCGGGCAGCGGGCAGCCCATCTCCCAG CCAGACTTGCCGCTGCCCCAGGCATCGCCTGCGCCTTCACGGGCCCGCAGCCCCACCCCACCGGCTGCAGGGCCCCAGCCACTGCTCAATGGCAGCGTGGCACCGGCACCGCCTGCCACCCCGGCGCCTGGTGTTCAGCTGGATGTGGAGGCGCTCATCCCCACACATGACGAGCAGGGCCGGCCCATCCCTGAGTGGAAGCGCCAGGTGATGGTGCGGAAACTGCAGCTGAAgatgcaggaggaggaagagcagaggcgGAAG gaggaagaggaggaagcccGGCTGGCCAGCATGCCTGCATGGAGGCGAGACCTCCTGCGGAAGAAGCTAGAAGAGGAGAG gGAGCAGAAGCG GAAAGAGGAGGAGCGacagaagcaggaggagctgcagagggagaaagagcagtcGGAGAAGTTGCGGACGCTGGGCTACGACGAGACCAAGCTGGCGCCCTGGCAGCGACAGATCATCCTGAAGAAGGGGGACATCGCTAAGTACTAG
- the ESPN gene encoding espin isoform X6, which translates to MALERALQAARQGELDVLKSLHAAGLLKPSLRDPLDALPVHHAARAGKLHCLRFLVEEAALPAAARARNGATPAHDAAATGHLACLQWLLLQGGCGVQDKDNSGATVLHLAARFGHPEVVDWLLRHGGGDPTVATDTGALPIHYAAAKGDFPSLRLLMGHHPEGVNAQTKNGATPLYLACQEGHLEVTQYLVQECGADPHASAHDGMTPLHAAAQMGHSPVIVWLVSCTDVSLSEQDKDGATAMHFAASRGHAKVLSWLLLHGGEISADLWGGTPLHDAAENGELECCQILVVNGAELDVRDRDGYTAADLSDYNGHSHCTRYLRTVENLSVEHRVLSRDPSAELETKQPDSGMSSPNTTMSVQPLNFDLSSPTSTLSNYDSCSSSHSSIKGQRPPRGLSSSRAADIQSYMDMLSPELGRPRGKTERTTPLPPPPSFPPPPPPLSTQLPPPPPGYPAPQPPVGPHAADIYIQTKNKLRHVETEALKKELSSRDGHNGLRRQDSGRKPRAFSKQPSTGDYYRQLGRCPGEPLPAGPGMAHSEEAALLPGNPVHNGCAADPKASRELPPPPPPPPPPLPEALCSPPPAPPLPFEGAGPGCGQRRSSSSTGSTKSFNMMSPTGDNSELLAEIKAGKSLKPTPQSKGLTTVFSGSGQPISQPDLPLPQASPAPSRARSPTPPAAGPQPLLNGSVAPAPPATPAPGVQLDVEALIPTHDEQGRPIPEWKRQVMVRKLQLKMQEEEEQRRKEEEEEARLASMPAWRRDLLRKKLEEEREQKRKEEERQKQEELQREKEQSEKLRTLGYDETKLAPWQRQIILKKGDIAKY; encoded by the exons ATGGCCCTGGAGCGGGCGCTGCAGGCGGCGCGGCAGGGTGAGCTGGACGTGCTGAAGTCCCTGCACGCCGCCGGCCTGCTAAAGCCCTCGCTGCGCGACCCGCTGGACGCGCTGCCGGTGCACCACGCTGCCCGCGCCGGCAAGCTGCACTGTCTGCGCTTCCTGGTGGAGGAGGCCGCCCTGCCCGCTGCGGCCCGCGCGCGCAACGGCGCCACGCCGGCCCACGACGCCGCCGCCACCGGCCACCTCGCCTGCCTGCAGTGGTTGCTCTTGCAGGGCGGCTGCGGAGTGCAG GACAAAGACAATTCTGGTGCCACAGTCCTGCATCTGGCTGCCCGCTTTGGCCACCCTGAGGTGGTGGACTGGCTACTGCGTCATGGTGGTGGGGATCCCACCGTGGCCACAGACACAGGCGCCCTGCCTATCCACTATGCTGCCGCCAAAGGAGACTTCCCCTCCCTGAGGCTTCTCATGGGGCACCATCCTGA GGGAGTGAATGCCCAAACCAAGAACGGTGCCACGCCCCTGTACCTGGCGTGCCAAGAGGGCCACCTGGAGGTGACGCAGTACCTGGTGCAGGAGTGCGGCGCGGACCCGCACGCGAGCGCCCACGACGGCATGACCCCGCTGCACGCCGCGGCGCAGATGGGCCACAGCCCGGTCATCGTGTGGCTG GTGAGCTGCACCGACGTGAGCCTGTCGGAGCAGGACAAGGATGGCGCCACCGCCATGCACTTCGCGGCGAGCCGCGGCCACGCCAAAGTGCTCAGCTGGCTCCTGCTGCACGGCGGCGAGATCTCGGCCGACCTGTGGGGCGGGACCCCGCTGCATGACGCCGCTGAAAACGGGGAGCTGGAG TGCTGCCAGATCCTGGTAGTGAACGGCGCGGAGCTGGACGTCCGCGACCGCGACGGGTACACTGCCGCCGACCTCTCGGACTACAACGGCCACAGCCACTGCACCCGCTACCTGCGCACCGTGGAGAACCTG AGTGTGGAGCACCGTGTTCTGTCCCGGGATCCATCTGCGGAGCTGGAGACCAAGCAGCCTGACTCTGGCATGTCTTCACCCAATACCACCATGTCGGTCCAGCCACTGAACTTTGACCTCAGCTCACCCACCAGCACCCTCTCCAACTATGACTCCTGCTCCTCCAGCCACTCCAGCATCAAGGGCCAGCGCCCCCCACGCG ggcttTCCAGCTCAAGAGCTGCAGATATACAAAGCTACATGGACATGCTGAGCCCGGAACTGGGCCGTCCCCGGGGCAAGACGGAGAGAACcacaccactgccaccaccacccagtttccctccaccgcccccacccctgagcacccaactgccccctcccccaccaggctacccagctccccagccccccgTGGGGCCACATGCAGCTGATATCTACATACAGACCAAGAACAAACTCCGCCACGTGGAGACGGAGGCCCTCAAGAAGGAG CTGAGCTCCCGCGACGGCCACAACGGGCTGAGGAGGCAGGACTCGGGCCGCAAGCCGCGCGCCTTCAGCAAGCAGCCCAGCACGGGGGACTACTACCGGCAGCTGGGCCGCTGTCCCGGGGAGCCGCTGCCCGCGGGCCCCGGCATGGCGCACAGCGAGGAG GCGGCGCTGCTCCCCGGGAACCCCGTGCATAACGGCTGCGCCGCGGACCCCAAGGCGTCCAGGGagctgcccccgccgcccccgccgcccccgccgcccctgcccgaGGCCCTCTGCTCGCCGCCGCCTGCTCCGCCCCTGCCCTTCGAGGGCGCCGGCCCTGGCTGCGGGCAGCGTCGCTCCTCCTCGTCCACGGGCA GCACCAAGTCTTTCAACATGATGTCCCCGACGGGTGACAACTCCGAGCTACTGGCTGAGATCAAGGCTGGCAAGAGTCTGAAGCCGACGCCGCAGAGCAAAGGGCTGACGACAGTGTTCTCGGGCAGCGGGCAGCCCATCTCCCAG CCAGACTTGCCGCTGCCCCAGGCATCGCCTGCGCCTTCACGGGCCCGCAGCCCCACCCCACCGGCTGCAGGGCCCCAGCCACTGCTCAATGGCAGCGTGGCACCGGCACCGCCTGCCACCCCGGCGCCTGGTGTTCAGCTGGATGTGGAGGCGCTCATCCCCACACATGACGAGCAGGGCCGGCCCATCCCTGAGTGGAAGCGCCAGGTGATGGTGCGGAAACTGCAGCTGAAgatgcaggaggaggaagagcagaggcgGAAG gaggaagaggaggaagcccGGCTGGCCAGCATGCCTGCATGGAGGCGAGACCTCCTGCGGAAGAAGCTAGAAGAGGAGAG gGAGCAGAAGCG GAAAGAGGAGGAGCGacagaagcaggaggagctgcagagggagaaagagcagtcGGAGAAGTTGCGGACGCTGGGCTACGACGAGACCAAGCTGGCGCCCTGGCAGCGACAGATCATCCTGAAGAAGGGGGACATCGCTAAGTACTAG